The following coding sequences are from one Phormidium ambiguum IAM M-71 window:
- a CDS encoding sensor histidine kinase — protein sequence MNHFLSSKSVSKDRILVVDDSPDNVFLIQAILEEEGYQVITASDGFSALEIIQESPPDLLLLDVMMPGMDGFEVTQRVRQTTNLPFMPILLITAYDHLSVAKGLDNGADDFIHKPVEVDELLARVRSLLRLKHSINERDAIARQREDFVSRLTHDLRTPLIAADRMLVLIRQGALGEIPEGILEVLDTMIRSNNNLLEMVNTLLEVYRYEAGRKTLNFTQVDLTEILKEVIQELQPLAKEKNLCLNLNLSKSTAISSNEKVSVEGDRLELHRVFVNLVGNAIKFTEAGAIEVRLSTRNDNKSNSKPSIIIEVEDTGPGISPEDQTKLFERFRQGKHKQAGSGLGLHLSHRIVETHQGTINVKSELGKGSCFTVNLPVKLSHNS from the coding sequence ATGAATCATTTTTTGTCCTCTAAGTCTGTAAGCAAAGATCGAATTTTGGTTGTCGATGATTCCCCTGATAATGTGTTTCTCATTCAAGCTATTTTGGAAGAAGAAGGCTATCAAGTTATTACAGCCTCTGATGGTTTTTCTGCATTAGAAATTATTCAAGAATCACCACCGGATTTATTGTTGTTAGATGTGATGATGCCTGGTATGGATGGTTTTGAAGTTACTCAAAGAGTACGCCAAACCACAAATTTACCATTCATGCCGATTTTGCTGATCACTGCTTACGATCATCTTAGTGTAGCTAAAGGATTAGACAATGGTGCTGATGATTTTATCCATAAACCTGTAGAAGTGGATGAATTATTAGCTAGAGTACGTAGCCTTCTGCGATTAAAACATAGTATAAATGAACGAGATGCGATCGCTCGTCAGAGAGAAGATTTTGTCTCCCGTCTCACCCATGACTTACGAACACCTTTAATTGCTGCCGATCGAATGCTAGTTTTAATTCGTCAAGGAGCATTAGGCGAAATCCCAGAAGGAATTCTAGAAGTACTAGATACGATGATTCGTAGCAATAACAACCTTCTAGAAATGGTCAACACATTACTTGAAGTATATCGTTATGAAGCCGGGAGAAAAACACTCAATTTCACTCAAGTCGATTTAACAGAAATCCTCAAAGAAGTAATACAAGAATTGCAACCTTTAGCTAAGGAAAAAAATTTGTGCTTAAATCTTAATTTAAGCAAATCAACAGCAATTTCATCAAATGAAAAAGTTAGCGTTGAAGGCGATCGTTTAGAATTACATCGAGTTTTTGTTAACCTAGTTGGCAATGCCATTAAGTTTACCGAAGCTGGAGCGATAGAAGTGCGCCTAAGCACTCGAAATGATAACAAAAGTAATTCTAAGCCTTCAATTATAATAGAAGTTGAAGACACTGGGCCAGGAATTTCCCCAGAAGATCAAACTAAATTATTTGAAAGATTTCGCCAAGGTAAACATAAACAAGCTGGTAGCGGATTAGGTTTACATCTTTCGCACCGCATTGTTGAAACGCACCAAGGCACTATTAACGTTAAATCAGAACTAGGTAAAGGTAGTTGTTTCACTGTCAATTTACCAGTAAAACTATCTCACAATTCCTAA
- a CDS encoding aldehyde dehydrogenase, which produces MIAQELAVQEILQQQRKFFSTDRTKNIEFRLTQLKNLKQAILDHKEEIIAAGKADLNKPIFESYLTEIGTIKEIDYAIKNLKKWSKPKKVATPLEQLPGKAFIYPEPLGVVLIIAPWNYPFQLTILPLVGAIAAGNCAIVKPSEISQNTSHIIAKIFQKTFDPEYIAVVEGGVETSQKLLQQKFDHIFFTGGTAIGKIVMEAAAKNLTPVTLELGGKSPCIIDSDINIEYTARRIAWGKFLNAGQTCIAPDYLLVNQKIKQPLLDSIKNCIQEFYGEDPEKSPDFGRIINQKQFNRLEKLLNNGNIITGGKTNPDTCYIAPTLIDNVSLDAPIMQEEIFGPILPILEYNNLEEAISIVNNQPKPLALYFFSKNQEYQQQVLQKTSSGGVCINDTIMHIGVTELPFGGVGNSGIGSYHGKASFDTFSHQKSVLKKSFLVDIKVRYAPYLGKLDLIKKMMS; this is translated from the coding sequence ATGATTGCTCAAGAATTAGCAGTACAGGAAATTCTCCAACAACAACGCAAATTTTTCTCTACCGATCGAACCAAAAATATAGAGTTTCGCTTAACTCAACTAAAAAATTTAAAACAGGCAATTTTAGATCATAAAGAAGAAATTATTGCTGCTGGCAAAGCTGATTTAAACAAACCAATTTTTGAAAGTTATCTTACGGAAATTGGGACGATCAAAGAAATTGATTACGCCATCAAGAATTTGAAAAAATGGAGTAAACCCAAGAAAGTAGCCACGCCTTTAGAGCAATTACCTGGGAAAGCTTTTATTTATCCTGAACCCTTGGGCGTGGTATTAATTATCGCTCCTTGGAATTATCCTTTTCAACTCACAATTTTGCCTTTAGTAGGGGCGATCGCAGCCGGAAATTGTGCCATAGTAAAACCATCAGAAATTTCACAAAACACCTCTCACATTATTGCTAAAATCTTCCAAAAAACCTTCGATCCTGAATATATTGCAGTTGTAGAAGGTGGTGTGGAAACTAGCCAAAAACTATTACAACAAAAATTTGACCATATCTTCTTTACAGGTGGTACAGCGATCGGCAAAATAGTCATGGAAGCAGCCGCCAAAAACTTAACACCAGTCACCTTAGAACTAGGCGGCAAAAGCCCTTGCATTATTGATAGTGATATTAACATTGAATACACAGCCCGCAGAATTGCTTGGGGTAAATTCCTTAATGCTGGACAAACTTGCATCGCTCCCGACTATCTTTTAGTCAATCAAAAAATTAAACAACCCTTGTTAGATAGCATTAAAAATTGCATCCAAGAATTTTACGGAGAAGATCCCGAAAAAAGTCCCGATTTTGGGAGAATTATCAATCAAAAACAATTCAATCGGTTAGAAAAATTACTGAACAATGGTAATATTATTACTGGCGGAAAAACTAACCCTGATACTTGTTACATTGCCCCCACATTGATTGATAACGTATCTTTAGATGCCCCAATTATGCAAGAAGAAATATTTGGGCCGATTCTCCCAATTCTTGAATATAATAACCTCGAAGAAGCAATTTCTATTGTTAATAATCAACCCAAACCTTTAGCCCTTTACTTCTTCTCAAAAAATCAAGAATATCAACAACAAGTCTTGCAAAAAACTTCCTCTGGCGGCGTTTGTATTAACGATACTATTATGCACATTGGCGTAACAGAATTACCCTTCGGTGGAGTCGGTAATAGTGGCATAGGTAGCTATCATGGGAAAGCTAGTTTTGATACTTTCTCCCATCAAAAAAGTGTGTTGAAAAAATCCTTTTTAGTAGACATTAAAGTGCGTTATGCACCTTATTTAGGAAAATTAGACCTAATCAAAAAAATGATGAGTTAA
- a CDS encoding sulfite oxidase-like oxidoreductase: MGKFFTKPGPEMSDRIPPGQYESKGFPVLTYGDTPQISTEDWEFRVWGLAKAATFTWSDIMAMPQSNFTADFHCVTRWSKLDVQWTGIKVTDFMQHIEVEPKAKYIMEHCYGGYTTNISREDFWREENFFAHTLFGEPLPPEHGGPLRLVVPHLYAWKSAKWINGLEFLNKEELGFWERNGYHRRGEPWAEERYSGL; the protein is encoded by the coding sequence ATGGGCAAGTTTTTCACAAAACCCGGGCCGGAAATGAGCGATCGTATTCCTCCCGGTCAGTACGAAAGCAAAGGTTTTCCAGTACTAACTTATGGTGATACGCCCCAAATTAGCACAGAAGATTGGGAATTTCGGGTTTGGGGTTTAGCAAAAGCGGCAACATTTACTTGGTCTGATATTATGGCCATGCCGCAAAGTAATTTCACTGCTGACTTCCACTGCGTAACTCGTTGGTCGAAATTAGACGTACAGTGGACTGGCATAAAAGTCACAGATTTTATGCAGCATATTGAGGTAGAACCCAAAGCAAAATACATCATGGAACACTGCTATGGGGGCTACACAACTAACATTAGTAGGGAAGATTTCTGGCGCGAAGAAAACTTTTTTGCTCATACTTTATTTGGTGAACCTCTACCCCCAGAACATGGTGGCCCTTTGCGATTAGTCGTTCCCCATCTTTACGCTTGGAAAAGTGCTAAATGGATTAATGGTTTGGAATTTTTAAACAAGGAAGAATTGGGTTTTTGGGAACGCAACGGATATCACCGTCGAGGTGAACCTTGGGCAGAAGAACGTTACAGCGGATTGTGA